In the genome of Triticum urartu cultivar G1812 chromosome 5, Tu2.1, whole genome shotgun sequence, one region contains:
- the LOC125510257 gene encoding chromatin assembly factor 1 subunit FSM has translation MEAGGGAACPEAPGGEGARLGQSQMQSDGPVVLNRSAEVESSDAMDIDATPAQAPSQMVPPTQSPAATLADTIVQVQKQLKRKRASNGLVIAPAEKETLAAGCGQELQGLFEYYKEVSGHKMQLDGGGNLSTNAMIGCLLEESNLGLSKLVDETFEKLKGTEGVSVASVRSSVLLIGQRMMYGQSSADADVLEDESELSLWCWEVRDLKVLPVRTRGFLSVRRTARKKIHERITALHSTLSALESTGAEGQVNELRKVSTKLSKALNLEGIRSMVERVTQKNNIQRGAKDVESTDQSMQVMENNEGTVGGVDAVNGSELPNGNAPANEQSILKMQKQSQKETKRQEKEEHQMMKQQKKMQEEALREQKRREKEEAEVKKRQKRQEEEALKEQKRREKEEAEMRKQEKKQQEDALKEQKRREKEEAEMRKQQKKQQEEADKEQKRLEKEAAQLKKQLAIQKQASLMQRLFKSNDSEKPKSGENDSDAHSVDPGTTKKEISAATSIIDSSFNLKESWTLEYLQRLQITGWQKLSNYNRSSRWGIRHKPKEAFKELKLQKTSDDMIDEILSAPNEDACHNSGQENEPDKLGNDIDMLPASEVECHVTRNDNSLPTRFIKRKLLQFAKSNRPAYYGTWRKKSAVIRPKCPLMMDPDLDYEIDSDDEWEEVDPGESLSDCEKDTDEVMDEEDSKITDEEEEDSFVVPDGYLSDSEGIQVESLLDEKADDASSLPTSQCPEVEEFRTLLRQQKVLNTLTEQALRKSQPLVISNLAHEKADLLTAQDLKGSSKIEQLCLQVLSMRICPGGGVVDVPAIDSSSAASEETNQSNAKSSPAAASSVLDTDLQEIVQVIQSSRDGIHKLVELLHQKFPTVKKTQLNHKVREISDFVDNRWQVKKEVLDKLGLTSSPPVDRPQKTKAVADRPSKTKGIGMYFSKRCLPPEEAVNALASSPELRLKPRTVQGSNGVAGAPQVDLFPSQK, from the exons ATGGAGGCTGGCGGTGGCGCTGCTTGCCCCGAAGCCCCTGGCGGCGAAGGCGCCAGGTTGGGGCAGTCGCAGATGCAGTCTGACGGCCCGGTCGTGCTCAACCGATCTGCCGAGGTCGAATCAAGCGATGCGATGGATATCGATGCGACCCCAGCGCAAGCTCCGAGCCAGATGGTGCCGCCGACGCAGTCTCCCGCTGCTACACTGGCGGATACCATCGTCCAAGTGCAGAAGCAGCTGAAGCGGAAGAGGGCTTCCAACGGCCTTGTGATTGCTCCTGCAGAGAAGGAAACTCTTGCTGCCGGGTGCGGCCAGGAGCTCCAGGGCTTGTTCGAGTACTACAAGGAGGTTTCTGGGCACAAGATGCAGCTCGATGGTGGTGGAAATCTGTCAACCAATGCCATGATTGGGTGCTTGCTGGAGGAGAGCAATCTTGGGCTATCCAAGTTGGTGGATGAGACATTTGAGAAGCTCAAGGGAACAGAGGGCGTCTCTGTGGCTTCGGTCCGCAGCTCCGTGCTGCTCATTGGGCAGAGGATGATGTACGGACAATCTAGCGCTGATGCTGATGTGTTGGAAGATGAATCAGAGCTTTCTCTTTGGTGCTGGGAG GTAAGAGATCTGAAGGTACTGCCTGTGAGAACGCGTGGGTTTTTAAGTGTGCGGAGAACTGCCAGAAAGAAAATCCATGAGAGGATCACTGCTCTCCATT CAACTTTGTCAGCTCTGGAATCTACAGGAGCTGAAGGTCAAGTAAATGAACTTAGAAAAGTATCAACAAAGTTAAGCAAAGCACTGAACCTGGAAGGGATTAGGTCAATGGTGGAAAGAGTGACACAAAAGAACAACATTCAAAG GGGTGCCAAAGATGTAGAATCAACAGATCAGTCAATGCAAGTGATGGAAAATAATGAGGGAACTGTTGGTGGAGTAGATGCTGTGAATGGCTCTGAGCTGCCAAATGGAAATGCTCCTGCTAAT GAACAATCAATTCTGAAAATGCAAAAACAATCCCAGAAGGAAACAAAACGCCAGGAGAAAGAGGAACATCAGATGATGAAACAGCAAAAGAAAATGCAAGAAGAGGCACTGAGAGAACAAAAAAGACGTGAAAAGGAAGAAGCTGAAGTAAAGAAACGACAAAAGAGGCAGGAAGAAGAAGCACTGAAAGAGCAGAAGCGCCGTGaaaaagaagaagctgaaatgaGAAAACAAGAAAAGAAGCAGCAAGAGGATGCACTGAAAGAGCAGAAGCGCCGTGaaaaagaagaagctgaaatgaGAAAACAACAAAAGAAGCAGCaagaggaagctgataaagaacAGAAGCGTCTTGAGAAGGAAGCTGCGCAACTCAAGAAACAACTGGCCATTCAGAAGCAAGCTTCGTTAATGCAGCGCCTTTTCAAAAGTAATGACAGTGAAAAACCTAAATCTGGAGAGAATGACTCAGATGCACACTCTGTTGATCCAGGCACTACGAAAAAAGAGATATCAGCTGCTACATCAATAATTGATTCTTCCTTCAATCTGAAAGAGAGCTGGACTTTGGAGTACCTTCAGAG GTTGCAGATCACTGGTTGGCAAAAGTTATCAAACTATAACAGGTCCTCCAGATGGGGTATCAGACACAAACCCAAGGAGGCGTTTAAAGAGCTGAAGCTTCAAAAAACCTCAGATGACATGATCGATGAAATACTTTCTGCTCCAAATGAAGATGCTTGTCACAATTCAGGTCAAGAAAATGAACCAGATAAACTAGGAAATGACATTGATATGCTTCCAGCCAGTGAGGTTGAATGTCATGTCACCCGTAATGATAATTCTCTGCCAACTAGATTCATAAAGAGAAAGCTTCTGCAATTTGCCAAAAGTAACAGGCCAGCATATTATGGGACTTGGaggaagaaaag TGCTGTAATTCGTCCAAAGTGTCCACTTATGATGGACCCTGATCTTGATTATGAAATTGACAGTGATGATGAATGGGAGGAG GTGGATCCTGGTGAGAGCCTTTCTGATTGTGAGAAGGACACTGATGAGGTTATGGATGAAGAAGATTCCAAGATCAcagatgaagaagaggaagatagCTTTGTCGTCCCTGATGGTTACCTCTCGGATAGTGAG GGCATTCAGGTAGAAAGTCTATTGGATGAAAAGGCTGATGATGCCAGTAGTTTGCCAACCAGCCAGTGTCCAGAAGTTGAGGAATTCAGAACTTTACTACGCCAGCAAAAAGTGCTTAACACTCTGACTGAACAGGCTCTCCGCAAGAGTCAACCTCTAGTAATATCCAACTTAGCTCATGAAAAGGCTGACTTATTGACCGCCCAAGATCTCAAGGGAAGTTCGAAGATTGAGCAACTTTGTCTGCAAGTTCTTTCAATGCGGATCTGTCCAGGGGGTGGAGTTGTTGATGTGCCAGCCATTGACAGTTCATCTGCTGCTTCTGAAGAAACCAACCAGTCCAATGCAAAAAGTAGCCCTGCAGCTGCATCCTCTGTACTAGATACAGACCTGCAAGAAATT GTTCAGGTGATACAGTCAAGTCGAGATGGTATCCACAAGCTGGTGGAATTACTGCACCAGAAATTTCCGACTGTTAAGAAGACTCAACTGAACCATAAAGTGAGGGAGATATCTGACTTTGTTGATAACCGCTGGCAG GTTAAGAAAGAGGTTCTTGACAAGCTTGGTTTAACTTCCTCACCACCTG TGGATCGTCCCCAGAAGACGAAAGCCGTAGCCGATCGTCCCTCTAAGACGAAAGGAATAGGCATGTACTTCTCAAAGCGGTGTTTACCTCCAGAAGAGGCCGTCAACGCCCTTGCATCTTCACCTGAGCTGCGCTTGAAACCAAGAACTGTTCAAGGCAGCAATGGTGTTGCTGGTGCTCCTCAGGTTGATCTGTTCCCCTCGCAGAAGTGA